The DNA region CCCTGGAGCAAACCAGCTTTACCTATGTTCTGGAAGAAGGACATATCATCAAACAGGGGCCCACAGCGGATTTGCTGGAAGATCCGTCCATCCGTGAGGCTTACCTGGGCATGACTTGAGGATAACCTATTTACCAAATACAAAAGAAGGAGGGTAAAAATGAAAACCAGGAGAATCGTGATGGGGTCTGTCTTGACCGTTTTCTTCTTGCTCATTGCCAGCCTGGCAATGGCCCAGACGATTAAAATCGGAGTGATGGCTCCTTTTAAAACTCCCTCGGGAGAAGATCAAATGAACGGGGCCAAGCTGGCGGTTGAGAACATCAATGCCCAGGGGGGCATTCTGGGAAAAAAGATCGAATTGATTTTAGCCAACGACGAATACAAGCCTGAAAAAGGGGTTATGGCCTATAAAAAACTTGTCCTGGAAGATAAGTGCGAAGTGGTCTTCGGGACTTGTTCATCGGGCGTGGCCAAAGCAGTCATGGATCAAATGGCCCGGTATAAACAGTTGTGGATTCCTACCGGTGCAGCATCGGAAGCCCTGTCAGACCTTTACAAATCGGACCCCAGCAAATATAAATATTGGTTCCGGGTGATGCATCTCTCCGGTGACCTTTCCACGGCTGTTCATGAGTTTATCTATAACCTGCCCGTTAAGAAGATTGGTGCCAAACGAATAGCGATCATGGCTGAGAATGCTCTATGGACAAGGGACATGGTCAAAGCAGCAGAACAATTCTTCAAGGAAAAAGGGCTGGAGATTGTGTATTCAGAATTTTTTGACACGGAGACCAAGGACTTTACGCCCATCTTCACCAAAATTATCAATGCCAAGGCAGATTTCATTTATGAAATCTCGGCTCACGTGGACGGGGCCGTTTACATCAAGCAGTGGTATGACTTGAAGGGCCCCATGATTGGAGGGGTCTCCGGGACCGGGGTAACGGATCGCTACTGGAAAGACTGCGGTGGAAAAGCCACCAGTGAGACTGTCGTGGTCTATGTGATGCGGACGGCCATAACTCCCAAGACA from Deltaproteobacteria bacterium includes:
- a CDS encoding ABC transporter substrate-binding protein codes for the protein MKTRRIVMGSVLTVFFLLIASLAMAQTIKIGVMAPFKTPSGEDQMNGAKLAVENINAQGGILGKKIELILANDEYKPEKGVMAYKKLVLEDKCEVVFGTCSSGVAKAVMDQMARYKQLWIPTGAASEALSDLYKSDPSKYKYWFRVMHLSGDLSTAVHEFIYNLPVKKIGAKRIAIMAENALWTRDMVKAAEQFFKEKGLEIVYSEFFDTETKDFTPIFTKIINAKADFIYEISAHVDGAVYIKQWYDLKGPMIGGVSGTGVTDRYWKDCGGKATSETVVVYVMRTAITPKTIPFYDQYMEKFKIAPGYPTGYTYDAIHMYKAAVEKAGKTDADALVPVLEKMDYVGVVGRYVFDQLHNPKYGEGYRQLPLGQWRKDGSRVAVSPKSMATGEYELPPWLKK